The Nostoc sp. PCC 7524 nucleotide sequence GCAAGGCGGAAGACCTACTGTTCAGTATATTCCCATGCCTTACGATGATCGTCGTCCACTTTTACCCACACCCAAGGGTAGACCAATGGAGGAACCAAATCAAAACACATAAAATATGCCTACGGTGTAGCTGTTGGCGTTGGTGACGGTGTAGAAGTTGGTGTAGCCGTTGGCGTTGGTGATGGTGTAGAAGTTGGTGTAGCCGTTGGCGTTGGTGATGGTGTAGAAGTTGGTGTAGCCGTTGGCGTTGGTGATGGTGTAGAAGTTGGTGTAGCCGTTGGCGTTGGTGATGGTGTAGAAGTTGGTGTAGCCGTTGGCGTTGGTGATGGTGTAGAAGTTGGTGTAGCCGTTGGCGTTGGCGATGGCTTAGTACCAGGCTGATTAATGATTTCCTTCGCCTCTTTGTCTAGCTTTTGACGAAGTGCCAAATTAGCAATACCAGTTTCTTGTAGTTTATGCTTTTTCTGATACTCTTTAACTAAATCTTCTGTGCGATCGCTGTAAAACTGATCACGAGGCAATGGCTGTTTAGGTTTAAGTACAGCATTTAAGTTGCCTTGGAGAATCTGCACGATAGTAGCAGCAAAATCTTGGGTTTTCGGCCCGGCTATGCCATCGACGGTTAGCTTGTAGCCTTTTTGAAATTCACTGATTGCTGCTTTTGTTTCCTTATCAGTGAGGGGTGCATTTGTCACTTTGACGTTATAGCCTAATCCCCGCAACACAGCACGAAATTCCTGGGGTGTATAGTTACGTTGACGAGCCGCAAAAGTTGTATTTGAAACGATTACACTAGCAGTAACCAAACAAGCAGCGCCTATGACCATACTTGATTTGTTAAACCCACACCACATAATTTAAAACTCCTGCGGATTAAATAAACAGCATT carries:
- a CDS encoding peptidoglycan-binding domain-containing protein, yielding MWCGFNKSSMVIGAACLVTASVIVSNTTFAARQRNYTPQEFRAVLRGLGYNVKVTNAPLTDKETKAAISEFQKGYKLTVDGIAGPKTQDFAATIVQILQGNLNAVLKPKQPLPRDQFYSDRTEDLVKEYQKKHKLQETGIANLALRQKLDKEAKEIINQPGTKPSPTPTATPTSTPSPTPTATPTSTPSPTPTATPTSTPSPTPTATPTSTPSPTPTATPTSTPSPTPTATPTSTPSPTPTATP